The Pantoea cypripedii genomic sequence TGCCGTCAGAGTGCCGCTGCTAAGGCATGCTCGATATAAAGCTGGCGTAAACGCAGAGTCAGTGGACCCGGTTGACCCGCGCCCACCGGCTGGCCATCGACATTGACGACCGGGTAAACAAAGGAGGTTGATGAAGTAATGAAGGCTTCTGCGGCGTCCCTGGCTTCATCGATAGTGAAGCCGCGCTCTTCCAGACACAGGCCATGTTCATTGATCAGGGCAATCAGCGCGCTGCGGGTAATACCCGGCAGCAACAGCTGAGACAGCTCGCGGGTGACCACTGCACCGGCGTGGGTAATGATAAAGGCATTGTTGGAGGTGCCTTCGGTAATCAGGCCGTCCTTAACCAGCCAGGCATCGTCAGCACCGCGCAGCCGCGCCTGCTCTTTCGCCAGGCAGGCGTACAACAGCTGGGTGGTCTTGATGTCACAACGGCCCCAGCGTAAATCCGGCAGGCTGATAATGTTCATTCCGCGCTCCGCCAGCGGGCTACCGAGGATATCTTTGGCCTGGGTATAGAGCACCAGCGTCGGCGGCGTGCCCTGTGCCGGAAACGCGAAGTTACGGTCTTCCACGCCACGGCTTACCTGCAGGTAAATCAGACCTTCATGCAAATCGTTGCGGGTAACCAGTTCCCGATGGATTGCCAGCAGCTGATCGTTATCAACCGGTAACGACAGCGCCAGCTCGCCCAGTGAACGGCGCAGACGCTTGAGGTGCTGCTCGAAATCCACCAGCCTGCCCTGCAATACCGCAGTCACCTCATAGATGGCATCGGCGAAGGTGAATCCCCGATCAAAGACCGAGATTTTCGCTTCATTTTCCGCAATAAACTCACCATTCAGATAGACGGTGCGCATGGCTCAATTTCTCCGGGTTAGGGGCGTTCCACGCCGGTCTGGCGTGTGATGATGCCGTAATGTTCAATGCGGCGATGACGGGCGAAATCGAAGATGGTGGTCTTGCCGAACTGACACAGATCCATGTCGCAACGGTGGGAGATCAACTCATCGCCCTGCCCACTGGCGCGTGCCACCACAAAGCCGTTCGGGTCCACGATGACGCTGCCGCCCATTAATGGGAAGCCATCTTCAACACCGGCTTTCGCGACGCCAACCACCCAGGTTGCATTCTGGTAAGCACCGGCCTGCATACAGAGTTCAGAATGGAACAGCCGTTTGGTTTCGCCTTCATCGCGCTCAAGGGAGTTCACGGAAGGGGTGTTGTAGCCCAGGGTAACCAGCTCCACGCCCTGCAACCCCATCACGCGATAGGTTTCCGGCCAGCGGCGATCGTTGCAGATACACATGCCCATGATCGCGCCCTGGTTTTCCCAGGTCGGGAAACCGAGATCGCCCGGTTCGAAATAGCGTTTTTCCAGATGCTGGAA encodes the following:
- a CDS encoding D-amino-acid transaminase gives rise to the protein MRTVYLNGEFIAENEAKISVFDRGFTFADAIYEVTAVLQGRLVDFEQHLKRLRRSLGELALSLPVDNDQLLAIHRELVTRNDLHEGLIYLQVSRGVEDRNFAFPAQGTPPTLVLYTQAKDILGSPLAERGMNIISLPDLRWGRCDIKTTQLLYACLAKEQARLRGADDAWLVKDGLITEGTSNNAFIITHAGAVVTRELSQLLLPGITRSALIALINEHGLCLEERGFTIDEARDAAEAFITSSTSFVYPVVNVDGQPVGAGQPGPLTLRLRQLYIEHALAAAL
- a CDS encoding N-carbamoyl-D-amino-acid hydrolase; translation: MREIVIGGAQLGAIQKSDSRESVVQRMLALLEQARQQGCELVVFPELALTTFFPRWYMEDQNEVDSWFEREMPNDVTRPLFDFSREHGIAITFGYAELTPEGRHFNTSIVTDRQGNIVGKYRKVHLPGHVEYDPHRDFQHLEKRYFEPGDLGFPTWENQGAIMGMCICNDRRWPETYRVMGLQGVELVTLGYNTPSVNSLERDEGETKRLFHSELCMQAGAYQNATWVVGVAKAGVEDGFPLMGGSVIVDPNGFVVARASGQGDELISHRCDMDLCQFGKTTIFDFARHRRIEHYGIITRQTGVERP